In the Maribacter sp. MJ134 genome, one interval contains:
- a CDS encoding type IX secretion system membrane protein PorP/SprF, producing the protein MNNLKKVTLILMVFIGTIATAQQLPQFTQYMYNTISVNPAYAGSRGTLNATVLHRNQWAGLEGNPRTSTFSVHSPLRNDRVGLGISYINDRLGFESTNYVYGDFSYTVPVNEEVKMSFGLKAGFTNYTLENPDPNDVFFNSNFNSWNPNFGAGFYIGSNRWYAGISSPRILNTDLNEGEFQALERNSYYAIGGLVLDISENTKFKPTVITKFTNGAPATYDFTANFLFNEKFWIGASYRVNDASNFGAMMDYQVSKDIRVGYAYDLPTSTIRPYTGGTHEIILIYELRKKQRGPIKSPRYF; encoded by the coding sequence ATGAACAATCTTAAAAAGGTAACATTAATCCTAATGGTCTTTATCGGAACCATTGCTACCGCTCAACAGTTACCCCAATTTACACAGTATATGTACAATACAATCTCTGTTAACCCAGCCTATGCAGGAAGCAGAGGAACACTTAACGCCACTGTTCTTCATAGAAATCAGTGGGCCGGATTGGAAGGAAATCCAAGAACTAGCACATTTTCCGTTCACTCTCCCTTAAGAAACGATAGGGTTGGTTTGGGTATTTCCTATATAAACGACCGTTTAGGTTTTGAAAGTACAAATTATGTATATGGGGATTTCTCCTATACCGTTCCAGTAAACGAAGAAGTAAAAATGTCATTTGGTCTCAAGGCAGGTTTTACCAATTATACCTTGGAAAATCCTGACCCCAACGACGTGTTCTTTAATTCTAACTTTAATAGTTGGAACCCCAATTTTGGAGCGGGTTTTTATATTGGTTCCAATAGATGGTATGCGGGGATTTCATCTCCGAGAATTCTTAACACGGATTTGAACGAAGGTGAGTTCCAGGCTCTAGAAAGAAATAGTTATTACGCTATTGGGGGCTTGGTTTTAGATATATCTGAAAACACAAAATTTAAACCGACCGTTATTACAAAATTTACGAACGGAGCTCCGGCCACTTATGATTTTACGGCAAACTTTCTTTTTAATGAAAAGTTCTGGATAGGTGCTTCCTACAGGGTTAATGACGCTTCGAACTTTGGAGCAATGATGGATTATCAAGTTTCGAAAGATATTAGAGTAGGTTATGCCTATGATTTACCTACCTCAACTATTAGACCTTATACTGGAGGAACCCACGAAATAATTCTAATCTATGAACTTAGAAAGAAACAAAGAGGTCCAATAAAGTCCCCAAGATATTTCTAA